The Candidatus Nitrosopumilus sp. SW genomic sequence AAAATTTTCAAACATCCGCTTCTGGTTCATCTAATGGTTTTCTAGGCTTTGTACTAAGATAGAAAGCATGACTGCTAATGATGAATGCTGCTAGGAACATTTTGATCGCAAAAATTGTATTCCATGGTCTTTCTGGATCTGGATATGCAATGGATAATCTATCAATATCTGGCAATACTCCATCCACGATTCCTGCAGAAACCTGAGCAGTTAATACTGTAAAGTTGTACATCACTTCAAATAAAGTGATAATAGAAAATCCTAACAACATTAATTGTAATAATGCCATTCGTGTTCCAACAATTTTGTCTCCTGCTGTTCTTCTCCAACCTATTCTAGATACACAATACCATCCAATTATTGTAGAAAAAAATATCCATGTTGATACTCTTGCAAAATTTTCAAATGGAATAGTTGTGTTGTGTATAGCTTCTCCCATTACATATGTTCCATTTTCCATCCATTCAATCATTGTAACATATACTCCAAAGATTAATGATGATGCCATAATGAATCCACAAACATAGAAAATATACAGAAAAACTTTGTACCCTTTGTCTGTCTTTTCTAGATGACGTGGTTTCATTATGCGATTGCCAAATTTTGAAATATAAAAATTCATGTGTAGTGATTGTCTTTATACAGTAGTACTAATGACAAAATTTGTGAAAATTCCAATCAACACGCCTATTTTAGGTAAAGAAGAACTCTCAGCAGTAGTTTCAGTAGTAAAATCAGGAGGACTCACTTCTGCCTCAAAAGATGGAGGAAAGAATGTACAGGAATTTGAAAAATTAGTTAGAACTTTTGTCAAAACCAAGTATGCAGTTTCCGTAAATTCTGGTACTGCAGCATTACAAGCAGCACTATATGCACTTGATATTAAAAAAGGAGATGAAGTTATTGTTCCTTCTTTTACATTTGTTGCTAGTGCTAATGCTATTGCATCCACTGGTGCAAAACCTGTTTTTGTTGATATTTTAAAAGAAAATTTTACAATTGATCCTGACTCAATTACAAAAAAGATTACTAGAAAAACTAAAGCAATAATGCCTGTACACTTGTATGGTCATATATCATCACTTGATAGAATTAGAGAAATTTCAAAAAAACATAATCTTTCAGTGGTTGAAGATGCTGCACAATCTCTTGGTTCAACTTTTAAAGGAAAACAAACTGGAACATTTTTTGAACTTGGATGTTACAGCCTCTATCCGGGAAAAGTAATAACTTCTGGAGAGGGTGGAGTAATAGTTACTAACAACAAAAAACTCTATGAAAAATTACAGATGATTAGAAACCATGGAATGGTGAAAGGATATGACTCTAAAATATTTGGGCTAAATCTAAGACTGCCTGAAATTAATGCCGCAATAGCTAAAATCCAAATTAAAAAACTACCAGAATTTATTCAATCTAGAAGACGTAATGCAAAACTATTATCTGATTTGTTATCTGATACAAAAATAAAAATTCCTTTTGAAAGAAAACATGAAAAATTTAATTGGTCATTATACACTATTGCAACAAAAAATAGAGATTCGATTTTAAAGAAATTAAACTCAAAAGGAATTGGTGCTGCAGTTTATTATCCAATACCTGTTCATAAAATTCCTATTTACAAAAATAAATCAAAATTAACAAATACTGATTGGGCATCAAAACACGTTTTGTCCTTGCCTGTTCATCCAAATGTATCTTCCAAGAATATTGAATATATCGCAAAAACTGTACGTGATTTAGTAAATGAATAGCCTTGGAAACATAATTGGCGAAATATGTAAGGTTGTTCTGCCCATAAAGCAGGAATTTTACCCTGGAAATCATGACTCACAAATAGCAATCTGCACGCTTGCAAGCATATCATTACTTGATAATTTGAAAGATTCAGGAATGTTATCTAGAGTTGCAATTATTGGTAGATTGTTTTCAGAGAATAAGGGAATTGATAACATGATACAATATGTTTATGAAAACAAAAATGTAAAAAAAATAATTCTATGTGGAAAAGAAGTTTGGGGCCATAAATCCGGTCATTCATTATTACAATTACACCAGAATGGAGTTGATGAAAATTTTAGAATAATTAATTCAACTAGTCCTGATCCTTATCTTACAGTTTCTAAAGATATGATAGAATATTTTCAAAAAAATATTACAATAGTTGATTTAATTGGTGAAACCAATATTGAAGTAATTTCTGAAAAAATTAAAATTCCTTAATAGCCGTTTCTTTGTCTTTCTCTATTTATCTCATTTTTCTTTTTGTATTCATCTACAATATCATCTGGTGTGAGATTTAATTCAAGTGATGCTTGAACTACAAAATGCCAAATGTCGATTAATTCTTCTCTTGCTTCAGATTCGTTGAATTTTGTAGGTGTTTTCCACCATTTCCAGTTGGTAGTTCTTTGCAATTCTACTGCTTCATGCATTATTGCAGTACACAATGCAGACACTCTACCTTCAGAATCTTTTGGATATCTATCTGGCTTCATCATTTCTGATAATCCTTTTTGAAGTTGAAAAATAGTATCTAATCTGTCTTCAGTTACTTCTTGTGACAATGACAAATTAATTTGAGAAATTATTGAACTTAAGTCTTTTTAGAATCTGATCATTTTTTCATACATCTTGACTCTTTTTGTAATATCTCCATTTTTGATCTTCAACAGCCCCTCTAATCCATATCTTTCAACTGCAAATGAACCTAAAACATTGCCATAAACTACTGCTTTTTTGATCTCAGAAAGACTTGTTGATTTTTTACTTGCTAGATAACCTATCATGGCACCTGCAAAAGAGTCTCCAGCACCTGTAGGATCCACTACATCTTCTAATGAAAAACCAGCAGTTGGAAATATTACATCATCATAAAACATGAGAGAACCATGTTCTCCTTTTTTAATAATTACATATTTTGCTCCCCACTGCATCATCTTCTTTGCACATTTTATCAAGTTGAACTCTTTAGTGAGAAGTTTAGCTTCTTCATCATTAATCACAACAGCATCTACAGCTTTTATCATCTTGATTACAGCATCTCTTTTAGTTGAAATCCAAAAATCAATCGTGTCACACATTGAAAATTTTACTTTGTCAAATTCTTTGATTAGTGCGGTATTTTGTTCTGGATCATTGTTTGCAAGATAAACAAATTGTGATTTTCTATATGCCTCTGGAACAATAGGTTTGAAATCTGCTAGGACATTTAGTTCTGTCTTTAGTGTTGATCTAGTACTTAATGTATCATCATATTTTCCATCATAACGAAATGTTTTTCCATTTTTGATGGAGAATCCTTCTAAATCAAGATATTTTGATAATGTTTTGTGATGTTGTTTGGGAAAATCTTTTCCAACAACAGCAATTAATCCAGTATCAACAAAATTACTAGCAGAAATTGCTGCAAAAGTTGCAGCACCTCCTAAAACATTTTTCAGTGTTTTTTTGGGAGTTCTAATCGTATCTAATGCAGTCGAACCAAAAACAGTAAGCATTTGTGAAGAAATTAATTTTGATGTATAAATTCTCTTGCTTGCTCTTCTGTTGGATAGTACACAAATGGAATTTCAATTGATGTAAAGAATGCATCATATTTTGTTAGACCTGTAATTTTTACTGATTGTGCATCGCTATCATGTGAATCGGTGTGAAAAGTTCCTTTCACATAACTGCTATCTAGAGGTTGTATTGTAAATGGTTCTAACTGGCCTTTGCCCACCATTTGGTCATCTGCAATAACAAAAAACTCAGTTGCACCGGAAGTTAGTATTAGTAAGGATGGATTTTCAAACCGTAATTCAATATTATATTCTGCTCCTTTTTCATTCTCGCTCAATAATTCACTCTGAGTAATGCTTACTCCTATTTGAGATGCTGAAGCGTACTGTGAATATCCAAAAATACTCATTCCTAAAATGAAGAGAACAACTAATCCCGCCTTCTTTGATGAATTCATGAGTATTTTTGAGAAAATTGCATTTTAACACAAAAGGGAAAAAATCCCAATAAATTGTGTAAAAGATTTGATCTACTCTTTAAGCTCCTTAGAGCTAACAAAATAAATCAAAATTATATGACTATTTGTTGATGGCTAGAATAAAACTCAAGTTAGGAGAGAATGAAATTGAGGTTGATTCTAGAGATTTCTATGTTGATAATCAAACATTAGGAGAAATTATTGAAAATATGTCAAGTCATTTACCAGAAAATCATGCAAAAGTTGTTTATGAAACTGAACCTATTGTAACGTCATCTGAAAGCTCTGTTCAGTCTGGATTAGAATCACTTGAGGATGCAGAAATATTTGAACCAGAATTTAATGAACCTGTACATATTGCTCCAAATGAAATAAAATCAAAATTACGTATTTTGGAAACTAGTAGATTCTTTGATTCCCCTAGAACAGTTACAGAAACTGTTGAACAATTACGTGAATATGGTTGGGCAGCAAGTCCTTTAGATGTTTCAAAAGCATTAGCAAAAATGGCATCAAACAAAGAGATTTTGAAAAACTCTAGTGAGAACAGAGCTCATTACTTTGTTGAAGCCCTAACAGCTAACTAGAAAAATTACATTTTTCACAATTAGAAAAAATTTCTCCATCTAAATGATCAAAATGTGTATTGCAATCATTGCATGTGTGATGCATGTCAAAATACCCATCTTTCTCTATTTGTCCAACTCTGTTGGATTCTAAATTAGTACTCTTGCATTTAATACAATGACATCCGCATTCAATTTTCATTACTTTTCGCCGATAATGTATGTATAGTTGCAACACCTATACAAATTATTGGAAAAGAAACGAGAAATTCCAATTGAGATTGATGATCATTTCAGATTATTTGGGAAAGAACCTTGGGAAGTAGATTATGGTGAAAAATGCCCTGTTTGTGACGTTAGAATTGATGAATATGGATTTTGTTCGTGTGGTTCTAGTGGAGACTAAATTTTTTCATAAAAGGCAATGCAAGAACTACAAAAAATCCTATGATTAGCGGCGCCATTATGGAAAATTCAGGTACTACAGTTGTTCCAATAATGCTAATCTGTCCTGATGTATCTGGTTTGATATTAAGCCAAACATGTGTTCCATTATTGATGTATTGATGAGCTGGGATTTTTTCATCATCCATAAATACTGTATAAGGTTCCCATAGTAATTCTAAAGGAATTATGGTTGTGACAAATCTATTTTCTCCTACAGTTTCAAATGTAATGCTTTTTGATGGTTGATCAAAATTAAATTTGTCAATACCTTTTTGATTTCTTATTTCTACAGTAAATTCTTTTTCTTCCCACTTTACATTTTCATAAGTTCTTGATTCATTTATAGAATATTCTAAAAGCATTTGGCATCCGTGACATGAAATACCTTTTTGATCATCTAGAAAAACTGGACGTTCATTTGCAAATAATAAATCAACTTCTTCAGGTAAAATGAAATTAGTTGATTCTAGATATAAAAAATCCCACGTCCATATATCACCTATTTCAGAAATAACATTGTCAAGTTCGTATTGTAAAATTGAGTCATCATTAGATGGCATAATTAACACTGCATTATCATCTCCAATTACTGAGAATTGTTTTTTATCTCCCTGTTCATCTGTAACTGAAATATTTGAAACGGTTCCAGGAATCAAATCAACCTGTTTTGGCGTATTTGCATTATCAATAACATGTATCACATGAACACTTCCTTCTGAATCTATTCTAACTTCAATTAATTTTTGGTTAGCTTTGTCTGCAATTGTGACTTGTGCATAAGCTGTAGGAATAACAGTTACAAGAGAAATAATAACTAAAATTACAAAAATCTTTGAATTCATTTATTCCACAGTTACGCGAGTCATCTGTGCTTTTTCTAAAGGACAGTCATTTCCATCTCTTTCAAGATTTACAATTTTATCTGCTACATCCATACCCTCAGTAACCTCTCCAAATACTGTGTATTGTCTGTCTAGAAAAGTACTATCAGTTGTTACTATGAAGAATTGTGAGCCTGCACTATCTGGATCTTGTGCTCTAGCCATTGAAACTATTCCACGTAGATGTGATCTGGAACTGAATTCTGCTTTTACATTGTATCCTGGACCACCCATTCCCCATGAACTTTTGTTATCTGTCTTTGTATTTGGGTCTCCGCCTTGAATCATAAATCCTGGAATTACTCTGTGAAAAAGAGTCCCATCATAAAATCCATCTTTAGCTAGCTTTTCGAAATTTCTTACTGTTTCAGGAGCTAAATCTGGTAGAAGTTTAAACGAAATTTTTCCAAAATTTGTTTCAATATTTGCAGTA encodes the following:
- a CDS encoding DegT/DnrJ/EryC1/StrS aminotransferase family protein, encoding MCSDCLYTVVLMTKFVKIPINTPILGKEELSAVVSVVKSGGLTSASKDGGKNVQEFEKLVRTFVKTKYAVSVNSGTAALQAALYALDIKKGDEVIVPSFTFVASANAIASTGAKPVFVDILKENFTIDPDSITKKITRKTKAIMPVHLYGHISSLDRIREISKKHNLSVVEDAAQSLGSTFKGKQTGTFFELGCYSLYPGKVITSGEGGVIVTNNKKLYEKLQMIRNHGMVKGYDSKIFGLNLRLPEINAAIAKIQIKKLPEFIQSRRRNAKLLSDLLSDTKIKIPFERKHEKFNWSLYTIATKNRDSILKKLNSKGIGAAVYYPIPVHKIPIYKNKSKLTNTDWASKHVLSLPVHPNVSSKNIEYIAKTVRDLVNE
- a CDS encoding tetrahydromethanopterin S-methyltransferase subunit A; translated protein: MNSLGNIIGEICKVVLPIKQEFYPGNHDSQIAICTLASISLLDNLKDSGMLSRVAIIGRLFSENKGIDNMIQYVYENKNVKKIILCGKEVWGHKSGHSLLQLHQNGVDENFRIINSTSPDPYLTVSKDMIEYFQKNITIVDLIGETNIEVISEKIKIP
- a CDS encoding dUTPase, yielding MSQEVTEDRLDTIFQLQKGLSEMMKPDRYPKDSEGRVSALCTAIMHEAVELQRTTNWKWWKTPTKFNESEAREELIDIWHFVVQASLELNLTPDDIVDEYKKKNEINRERQRNGY
- a CDS encoding PfkB family carbohydrate kinase — translated: MLTVFGSTALDTIRTPKKTLKNVLGGAATFAAISASNFVDTGLIAVVGKDFPKQHHKTLSKYLDLEGFSIKNGKTFRYDGKYDDTLSTRSTLKTELNVLADFKPIVPEAYRKSQFVYLANNDPEQNTALIKEFDKVKFSMCDTIDFWISTKRDAVIKMIKAVDAVVINDEEAKLLTKEFNLIKCAKKMMQWGAKYVIIKKGEHGSLMFYDDVIFPTAGFSLEDVVDPTGAGDSFAGAMIGYLASKKSTSLSEIKKAVVYGNVLGSFAVERYGLEGLLKIKNGDITKRVKMYEKMIRF
- a CDS encoding peptidylprolyl isomerase, with the translated sequence MTTANIETNFGKISFKLLPDLAPETVRNFEKLAKDGFYDGTLFHRVIPGFMIQGGDPNTKTDNKSSWGMGGPGYNVKAEFSSRSHLRGIVSMARAQDPDSAGSQFFIVTTDSTFLDRQYTVFGEVTEGMDVADKIVNLERDGNDCPLEKAQMTRVTVE